The window ATAAAACttcgtaaataataaagtcTTTGATTCGCCATAGAAAAGCTGTATAAATgtagaaacaaatatatatatatatatatatatatatatatatatatatatacacatacacacatatgtatatataggctGCTTTAGAAATAGATAGTCAAAAACCTTGGTATCGTATTTTACTCTCCTTAAGGATGAAAAAAGGTCATGTTAGATTATCacgatacaataaaaatttagcCACTTATTTCCGAagcattttgtatatatatatatttatagcatattaaataattgcaCTTAGAAGCGATATTAACTCGACAAACTTACATTGCTTTGAAATCAAATGAATGGACGAGacaatgtgtgtgtatatgtatgtttgtatgtatatataatatatatagtatatatatatatatatatatatatatatatatgtatatgtttatgcCGATTATATTTGCAAGTAACAACGTATGCATATTTCTCAAATCGATTACAATTGTTTTCTTCTAACTTTCTTCTAACTTCGGCTACATAGGAAATTCGCTAAATTTAAGTTAATAATGAACACAATCAAAGTCAGActagattattataatattatagcacaatatatataggaataattattaatttatttatcaaattatatgttattcttgtctgtttcttattttgcaattattagaaataaataagacaaTAAAACAAAGGAACATTTCGAGATTGTTAATTATTCTTCTGttaggagaaaaataataaaagttgtttagtctatgatatataaaaatattcattctttCAATGCTCTCGAGATTGTAGTctaaatgtatgtgtgtgtatatatatatatatatatatatatatatatatgtataagtatatgtatattaacttTCCGGCAATTGACAATAAAACTGTTtactgtatatgtatgtatatatgtatgtactttctATTTTCAAGTGTCTGACTAACTTTCGGAAAAACaattaaacataattattaaatataatacgattactgtcatataaatattgtcatataaaacatacaagttctatttttttttacttttttttttttttttttatagcgtTCGATGGCACTGTATAaggaatatcgaaaataaaaaaagagaaaattcatcGATTGAGATCTAAGTACCACGtttttcgttgttttcgattattatcgatctcaTAAAttctacgtatataatattattactatatttttaatatcgaattcaaaatgaagaaaaaagtgcagttgaaaacttttttcatatttatctcGATAAGAGATTCAGTAATAAAATGTAAGATTTCTTTCGATCCTCGGATTTATTCGAATACGCACGCTAAGACGCGCACGAAACAGGTACAAATTCTGGAACATGCTTGACCGGCACACTCTTTCCGtcgattttttctattatcttgACGTTCCTTCTTACCTGATTTTAACATACTACAACCTTGACTATGATACGTTATCGTCCCAATTCTAGGTGTATTGGTTAGCCTCCATAAAGGATTGTTCGtggaaatatttatctataatttaaataataataaaaaatataatcattatgtatattaatttatctttttatcaaaaaaaaaaaaatatatatatatatatcgtacaattgaaaatttatcgtgtatgataaaaggaaagaaaaatattaaattaaaaaattaaatatcataaaaaaaaacgtcggatattataaatatctaaaagTTTACCTCTTCTTTACCAGGATGTCCAAGAATTTTGGCAAATATAAAAGCGGACTCTTCGCTAGTTAAAATACCATGGGCCATTGGGCCATCGATGAATTCCCTATCCGTCATAAGTAAATATCTTACAGAGTACCAAACTTCATCCGATAACGATGCCCTTTTGTTCGATGATGTTGGTTCGACGCCACGTTTTCTACAATTCGATGCAGCCCATCTATCGAGTGCAGCAAAAAGAATAGCTTCGTTAGGTAATCTCAATGTATCGCGACACGCAATTTCCTTAACTTCCTTGACATTCAATTCCTCGAAACGTTCTTGAAGAAGTACAGTTGAAGGATCAGCATCAATGACATTTAAACATCGAAAGAGAAGTTCGGTACAGGCTGCagctataaatatatatatatatttttttttattaaaaaaaaaaaatatatggattgtacaatattattaaaatatcgattgtacaatattattaaaataaaatgttcacCTATTTCACtaccctcgtcgtcgtcagaTGCTGGCGGAGCTGAAGGTCTATTAGATGATTCTTCCGTATCGTTATCTTGAGGCGTAGAAGGAGATAAACTATTTGCATATAGATGAAGATTTTCATAGATTTCGAGAACAGTCGAAGAATCTAAATTCTCTTCGAGATAATTTATTGCAAAACGTGCGAGatctaaacaaatatattgatGCGCTACATCGAGTGTTGCTCTGGCAGTTGATACTGATTGAAAGATAATGGGTTCGTCGTTCAGATATCTGTGacagataaataaacaaatgttcGTTGAAAcatgaaattaaattcaatatattatattattcttgtctttctcattttttccatttgtcCTGATACATTTAAATCGTTtagatgatataataaaataatctaaaagataaaaaaagaaaaagaaattttgtataGCTTTTAGTAACTTTTAATTTTAGTAGctttaaagtaatattaaatcaatattgAGATCTCGATTTATCTtcgtatcttcttcttctttttttttttaattcatcttgatatttaaataatttatataatcaaataatctaaagaataaaattatttatgactTTAAGAGAATATCTTTGTGTCCTTTTAAATTCGAATTTATGACAACAAGTAAGATTTTTAtgagaattgaaaaagaattagCATAGTTT is drawn from Vespa crabro chromosome 10, iyVesCrab1.2, whole genome shotgun sequence and contains these coding sequences:
- the LOC124427767 gene encoding BTB/POZ domain-containing protein 6-A isoform X2 codes for the protein MSEVLPLIVSDETTSDIDPRNMVNLEVGLPGDTWWYCVERERLAKKSECFRAMLTGPMAPERTDPPPLLTIKHIEKRAFDHFFRYLNDEPIIFQSVSTARATLDVAHQYICLDLARFAINYLEENLDSSTVLEIYENLHLYANSLSPSTPQDNDTEESSNRPSAPPASDDDEGSEIAAACTELLFRCLNVIDADPSTVLLQERFEELNVKEVKEIACRDTLRLPNEAILFAALDRWAASNCRKRGVEPTSSNKRASLSDEVWYSVRYLLMTDREFIDGPMAHGILTSEESAFIFAKILGHPGKEEINISTNNPLWRLTNTPRIGTITYHSQGCSMLKSGKKERQDNRKNRRKECAGQACSRICTCFVRVLACVFE
- the LOC124427767 gene encoding BTB/POZ domain-containing protein 6-A isoform X1, with the translated sequence MGSHVSIRDMRLLVGFVGFFKMAVDDTRCIGHTETEKTWENIREVFLRNRISLKVTAIHLSSKNMSEVLPLIVSDETTSDIDPRNMVNLEVGLPGDTWWYCVERERLAKKSECFRAMLTGPMAPERTDPPPLLTIKHIEKRAFDHFFRYLNDEPIIFQSVSTARATLDVAHQYICLDLARFAINYLEENLDSSTVLEIYENLHLYANSLSPSTPQDNDTEESSNRPSAPPASDDDEGSEIAAACTELLFRCLNVIDADPSTVLLQERFEELNVKEVKEIACRDTLRLPNEAILFAALDRWAASNCRKRGVEPTSSNKRASLSDEVWYSVRYLLMTDREFIDGPMAHGILTSEESAFIFAKILGHPGKEEINISTNNPLWRLTNTPRIGTITYHSQGCSMLKSGKKERQDNRKNRRKECAGQACSRICTCFVRVLACVFE